The following are from one region of the Paenalkalicoccus suaedae genome:
- the spoVE gene encoding stage V sporulation protein E has translation MEAEVFLLSYKRDWWLLSAITVLIIFGLLMVYSASSVWGEFRFSDPLFFAKRQSLFVCIGILLMIVLSKVHYSIFATYSYLLVAGCFLFLILVLIPGVGLVRGGAQSWLGVGIFSIQPSEFMKLGLILFLSKRLSMGDIDIASWKGLFHMLLWILAAFGLIMLQPDLGTGTVLVGTCIAILFVGGASLKHFFVLFLGAVAGFVALIASAPYRLKRITAFLDPWEDPLGAGFQSIQSLYAVGPGGLLGTGFGGSRQKHFYLPEPQTDFIFAITAEELGFIGACLILLAFFVLFWRGIRIAILAPDRFSSYVATGITSMIMIQVFINISVVIGLMPVTGITLPFFSYGGSSYTLLLVGLGILMNISRQIKR, from the coding sequence ATGGAAGCAGAGGTGTTCCTTTTGAGTTATAAAAGAGATTGGTGGCTACTAAGCGCAATAACGGTACTGATTATTTTTGGTCTTTTAATGGTTTATAGTGCAAGCTCCGTGTGGGGAGAGTTTCGCTTTTCAGATCCCTTGTTTTTTGCTAAAAGGCAATCCCTATTTGTATGTATTGGCATTTTATTGATGATCGTACTTTCTAAAGTTCATTATTCCATCTTTGCCACATACAGTTATCTTCTTGTAGCAGGGTGCTTTTTATTTTTAATCCTTGTTTTAATTCCAGGAGTAGGGCTAGTGCGTGGAGGCGCTCAGAGCTGGCTAGGGGTTGGGATCTTCTCTATTCAACCATCTGAGTTTATGAAGCTTGGGCTTATTCTCTTTCTCTCTAAACGATTATCAATGGGGGACATTGATATAGCTTCGTGGAAAGGATTATTTCATATGCTTTTATGGATCCTCGCTGCATTTGGATTAATTATGCTACAGCCTGATTTAGGGACGGGAACGGTTTTAGTAGGCACGTGTATTGCCATACTATTTGTAGGCGGAGCATCTTTAAAGCATTTCTTTGTCTTATTTCTTGGAGCCGTGGCAGGCTTCGTTGCCTTAATTGCTTCTGCCCCTTATCGTTTGAAGCGTATTACTGCCTTTTTAGATCCATGGGAGGATCCTTTAGGAGCAGGATTCCAAAGTATCCAGTCTCTTTATGCAGTTGGACCAGGGGGGTTACTAGGTACAGGATTTGGGGGGAGTAGACAAAAACATTTTTATTTACCAGAGCCACAGACAGACTTTATTTTTGCTATTACCGCCGAAGAACTAGGGTTTATTGGAGCGTGCCTTATCCTTCTTGCCTTTTTTGTACTCTTTTGGCGAGGAATTCGGATCGCTATTCTCGCTCCGGATCGCTTTAGCTCGTATGTCGCAACAGGGATTACTTCTATGATCATGATTCAAGTTTTTATCAATATTTCTGTAGTCATTGGGTTAATGCCCGTCACTGGAATAACGCTACCGTTTTTTAGCTATGGTGGGTCCTCTTACACGCTTTTATTAGTGGGGCTTGGTATTTTAATGAATATATCTCGTCAGATCAAACGCTAA
- a CDS encoding UDP-N-acetylmuramoyl-L-alanyl-D-glutamate--2,6-diaminopimelate ligase has protein sequence MKLRDLEALLPVSKRVGQNQEDIDILHIEMDSRTVSPGTLFFCVPGYTVDGHDFATQAVENGASALVVDRELDVNVPMILVPNVRRAMAQLATHFYDNPSKHLRMIGVTGTNGKTSVTHFLDQLLTELGAKTGLIGTMYAKYVGKEVATSNTTPESLVLQRTLRDMCKEGVETVAMEVSSHALELGRSHGTSFEVAVFTNLSQDHLDYHETMNDYAHAKSLLFSQLGNTFDRHRQPKAVINNDDAYAGKMIASTAAPVLTYGLGEADFQAIDVRLTPSKTSFTLLAKGQKYKVETHLPGKFSISNILATIVASYALGYELEQIVKIVPSLRGVPGRFEPVITEAPVHTIVDYAHTPDSLQNVLETARDLTSKRVIAVVGCGGDRDKTKRPLMARIAEDLADKVYVTSDNPRTEDPQAILDDMIVGLSKDNHEVIEDRELAIKTAIAHAEPEDVILIAGKGHETYQEIGKVKYPFDDRKVAYDALKEWK, from the coding sequence ATGAAGCTAAGAGATTTAGAAGCGTTATTACCAGTATCAAAACGAGTTGGACAAAATCAAGAAGATATCGACATTCTTCACATAGAAATGGACTCCAGAACTGTCTCTCCAGGGACGTTATTTTTTTGCGTGCCTGGGTACACAGTGGATGGTCATGATTTTGCAACACAAGCTGTTGAAAATGGCGCGAGTGCTCTTGTAGTAGATCGTGAGTTAGATGTGAATGTACCGATGATTCTGGTACCTAACGTTAGACGAGCAATGGCGCAGTTGGCAACACATTTTTATGATAATCCTAGCAAACATTTAAGGATGATAGGTGTAACAGGTACAAACGGCAAAACATCCGTTACTCATTTTCTCGATCAGTTACTAACAGAGCTTGGTGCAAAGACAGGGTTAATTGGAACGATGTATGCTAAATACGTAGGTAAAGAAGTAGCAACAAGTAATACAACACCAGAATCGCTCGTTTTACAAAGAACGCTTCGCGATATGTGTAAAGAAGGTGTAGAAACGGTGGCAATGGAAGTGTCTTCTCACGCTCTTGAGCTTGGGAGGAGTCATGGTACTTCCTTTGAAGTAGCGGTATTTACTAATTTATCGCAAGATCATTTAGACTATCATGAAACGATGAATGATTACGCTCATGCTAAATCACTATTATTTAGCCAGCTTGGAAATACGTTTGATCGACACCGTCAACCCAAAGCTGTCATTAACAACGACGATGCGTATGCTGGCAAAATGATTGCAAGTACAGCTGCGCCTGTCTTGACATATGGGCTAGGTGAAGCTGATTTTCAAGCAATAGATGTGCGCTTAACTCCTTCTAAAACGAGCTTTACCCTACTTGCTAAAGGGCAAAAGTATAAAGTTGAAACGCATTTACCTGGAAAGTTTTCTATTTCAAATATTCTTGCGACTATAGTAGCATCCTATGCATTAGGCTATGAACTGGAGCAGATAGTGAAAATCGTCCCTAGCCTTCGCGGCGTTCCGGGTAGATTTGAACCAGTCATTACGGAGGCTCCTGTGCATACTATTGTTGACTATGCACATACGCCAGATAGCTTACAAAACGTTTTAGAGACAGCAAGAGACTTAACGTCAAAACGAGTTATTGCTGTCGTCGGATGTGGTGGTGATCGTGATAAAACAAAGCGTCCTTTAATGGCGAGAATTGCGGAGGATTTAGCTGATAAGGTCTATGTGACGTCTGACAACCCTCGTACGGAGGATCCTCAAGCTATTTTAGACGATATGATAGTTGGACTATCTAAAGATAATCATGAAGTAATTGAAGACCGTGAGCTAGCTATTAAAACTGCGATTGCTCATGCGGAGCCTGAGGATGTTATACTTATTGCTGGCAAAGGGCATGAGACCTATCAAGAAATCGGTAAAGTCAAATACCCGTTTGATGATCGAAAGGTGGCATATGACGCGCTAAAGGAGTGGAAATAG
- a CDS encoding cell division protein FtsQ/DivIB encodes MAKRKVVDIENRIPQLKEQRRRRTNRRLISYIIVFFLLIACIVYLQSPLSNVQSVSVDGNTEATSESVIEASGLLNDVNMWNLDQEAREGRIEANPAISSATISRTGLTSTSITIEEHAIVAFMYENDEYIPLLDTGERLDRIESTPAEAPIMRDFSSDSLQRELVTELSKLSTQVSERISDIRHTPVENDSGRITLFMTDGFTVSSTVRNFASRMATYPAVVSQLDASVEGVVHMRMNPYFEPANALEEGELEEGEEVGES; translated from the coding sequence GTGGCAAAGCGTAAAGTGGTCGATATAGAGAATCGAATTCCGCAACTAAAAGAGCAGAGACGAAGGCGAACGAATAGGCGTCTAATTTCTTATATCATCGTTTTTTTCTTATTGATTGCCTGTATTGTTTATTTGCAAAGTCCTCTAAGCAACGTGCAATCTGTTTCGGTTGATGGGAATACTGAAGCGACATCAGAATCGGTGATTGAAGCATCTGGATTATTAAATGATGTAAATATGTGGAATCTTGATCAAGAAGCGAGAGAGGGTCGTATCGAAGCAAACCCTGCTATTTCCTCTGCGACTATTTCAAGAACCGGACTTACTAGCACGTCTATTACAATTGAGGAGCATGCAATTGTTGCATTTATGTACGAGAATGATGAATATATTCCATTACTTGACACTGGAGAAAGACTTGATCGGATCGAGTCGACACCAGCTGAAGCACCAATCATGCGAGATTTCAGCAGTGATTCTCTTCAGCGAGAGCTTGTTACCGAGCTATCGAAATTATCTACACAGGTAAGTGAGCGTATTTCAGACATTCGTCATACGCCAGTGGAAAACGATTCTGGGCGAATTACATTATTTATGACAGATGGTTTTACAGTTAGTTCAACGGTACGAAACTTTGCTTCACGAATGGCTACGTATCCAGCAGTTGTTTCTCAATTAGATGCATCTGTTGAAGGAGTCGTTCATATGAGAATGAATCCTTATTTTGAGCCAGCGAACGCCTTGGAAGAAGGAGAATTGGAGGAAGGAGAAGAGGTAGGTGAATCGTAG
- the mraY gene encoding phospho-N-acetylmuramoyl-pentapeptide-transferase produces the protein MLEHGLLYTLLLAFLLTVLMSPIVIPFLRRLKFGQSIREEGPQSHLKKTGTPTMGGVMIIFSIIIASLIFTSQFDTIGYDVLLLILVTAGFGLLGFLDDYLKVARKKNLGLTSKQKFLGQVVISAIVYVVLLQVGLSTEIAVPGTDMSLDIGLLYFPLIIVMLVGASNAVNLTDGLDGLVAGTSAVAFGAFAIIAYSLELWSVSIFSIAVVGAVLGFLVFNAHPAKVFMGDTGSLALGGAIAMIAILTKTELLLVIIGGVFVIETLSVILQVASFKLRKKRIFKMSPLHHHYELSGWSEWRVVVTFWTVGIIFAVIGVYVEVWV, from the coding sequence ATGCTGGAACACGGTTTATTATATACACTTTTATTAGCATTTTTACTTACGGTGCTCATGTCACCGATTGTTATTCCATTTTTAAGAAGGCTCAAATTTGGCCAGAGTATACGTGAGGAAGGGCCACAGTCGCATTTGAAAAAAACAGGTACTCCTACAATGGGTGGAGTAATGATCATCTTTTCGATCATCATTGCATCTTTGATCTTTACAAGTCAGTTTGACACCATCGGTTACGATGTTTTATTACTCATCCTCGTTACTGCAGGCTTTGGTCTTCTAGGATTCTTAGATGACTATTTGAAAGTAGCGCGTAAAAAGAACTTAGGATTAACTTCAAAACAGAAATTTTTAGGTCAAGTTGTTATTTCGGCTATCGTATATGTGGTGTTACTTCAAGTTGGTTTATCTACGGAGATTGCGGTACCAGGTACCGATATGTCTCTTGATATTGGTTTATTATACTTCCCGTTGATTATTGTCATGCTCGTTGGTGCGAGTAACGCCGTTAACTTAACGGATGGATTAGACGGTCTAGTTGCGGGAACATCGGCAGTGGCTTTCGGTGCATTTGCTATTATTGCTTACTCGTTAGAGCTTTGGAGCGTGTCTATCTTTTCGATAGCGGTAGTAGGGGCTGTTCTCGGATTTCTTGTTTTTAACGCGCATCCAGCCAAGGTTTTTATGGGAGACACAGGCTCCCTAGCACTTGGTGGTGCTATAGCGATGATCGCTATTTTAACTAAAACGGAGCTTCTATTGGTCATCATTGGCGGTGTGTTTGTTATTGAAACGCTCTCCGTAATCCTACAAGTAGCATCGTTTAAACTGCGCAAAAAGCGCATATTTAAGATGAGTCCATTACATCATCACTATGAACTCTCCGGATGGAGTGAGTGGCGTGTCGTCGTCACTTTCTGGACAGTCGGTATTATTTTTGCCGTCATAGGCGTTTACGTGGAGGTGTGGGTATAA
- a CDS encoding stage V sporulation protein D — MRQIPSRVRNNRLLFVLLIGCVMICALAIRLAYVQLVQSADITELASDLWGREIPFEGRRGDILDREGKLLATSITAQTLFAIPRQISDKEKTAEVLAPLLSMKEEEVYALLTQNESIVRMKQGARKMSAELASEIRKLQLEGIYLAEDYKRYYPEGAFLSHVLGFAGIDNQGLAGLELFYDSSLKGEKGNLSFYADAKGRRMEQMGDEYKSPKPGNNLVLTINKDIQQIVERELDQAEAAYSPDGAIAIAMNPKTGEILAMSSRPHFDPMHFQDVAPEIFNQNKPVWSQYEPGSTFKIITLAAALEEGLVDLERDRFYDPGYIEVAGSRLRCWKKGGHGSQTFLEVVQNSCNPGFVVLGERLGKEKLFSYIREFGFGSKTGIDLQGEGTGILFDEDKVGPLELATTAFGQGVAVTPLQQVVAVSAAVNGGNVMEPYLLKEWRDSNGTILIERKPTLKRNVISEKTSSEVRNALEHVVAKGTGKGAFVDGYRVGGKTGTAQKAKDGRYLENNHIVSFIGVAPMDDPEIVVYVAIDNPKNTVQFGGVVAAPIVGNIIEDSLITLDVPKRKDQIEKERTWLDPEETLVPDLIGRTKKELMEGHYQIKIEPRGDGNVVISQSPEPGSKIQATDTILIYMGDK; from the coding sequence ATGCGACAAATACCTAGCAGAGTGAGAAATAATCGTTTACTCTTCGTTTTGCTCATCGGCTGTGTGATGATTTGTGCATTAGCTATTCGATTAGCGTATGTGCAGCTCGTACAATCAGCTGATATAACAGAGCTTGCGAGCGATCTTTGGGGTCGAGAAATCCCATTTGAAGGTCGACGAGGCGACATTTTAGATCGTGAGGGGAAGCTTTTGGCGACCTCAATTACAGCGCAAACGCTGTTTGCAATTCCTCGTCAAATTAGCGATAAAGAAAAAACAGCAGAGGTATTAGCGCCATTATTATCGATGAAAGAGGAAGAAGTTTACGCTCTCCTCACACAAAATGAGTCGATAGTTCGAATGAAGCAAGGCGCAAGGAAGATGAGTGCAGAACTAGCATCAGAAATTCGAAAGCTTCAGCTCGAAGGGATTTATTTAGCAGAAGACTATAAAAGGTACTATCCAGAAGGAGCTTTTTTATCGCATGTCCTTGGATTTGCAGGTATTGATAATCAAGGACTTGCGGGACTTGAGCTGTTTTATGATAGTTCACTAAAAGGAGAAAAGGGGAATCTCTCTTTTTATGCTGATGCGAAAGGCAGACGCATGGAACAGATGGGAGATGAATATAAAAGCCCGAAGCCTGGCAATAATTTAGTGCTCACAATAAACAAAGATATACAACAAATAGTTGAAAGAGAATTAGATCAAGCTGAAGCGGCATATAGTCCTGATGGGGCAATTGCGATAGCCATGAATCCTAAGACTGGTGAAATACTTGCCATGTCTTCAAGACCTCACTTTGATCCGATGCATTTCCAAGACGTTGCACCTGAAATTTTTAACCAAAATAAACCTGTATGGAGTCAGTATGAGCCAGGCTCTACTTTTAAGATCATCACACTCGCTGCAGCACTGGAGGAAGGTTTAGTTGATCTTGAACGAGATCGTTTTTATGATCCTGGGTATATCGAGGTAGCAGGATCACGTCTGCGCTGCTGGAAAAAGGGGGGACATGGATCTCAAACCTTTTTAGAAGTTGTTCAAAACTCCTGTAACCCAGGGTTTGTCGTATTAGGAGAAAGACTTGGTAAAGAAAAGTTATTTTCTTACATTCGTGAGTTTGGTTTTGGGTCAAAAACGGGCATAGATTTACAAGGAGAGGGAACCGGAATCTTGTTTGATGAGGATAAGGTGGGGCCTTTAGAGCTCGCGACAACGGCATTCGGTCAAGGCGTTGCTGTAACGCCGTTACAGCAGGTTGTTGCCGTCTCAGCTGCTGTTAACGGGGGAAATGTGATGGAACCATACTTGTTAAAAGAATGGCGAGACAGTAACGGTACCATTTTGATTGAACGAAAACCAACGTTAAAACGTAACGTCATCTCTGAAAAAACGTCTAGTGAAGTGCGAAATGCGTTAGAACATGTTGTTGCAAAAGGAACTGGTAAAGGCGCATTTGTAGATGGATATCGTGTAGGAGGTAAAACCGGTACAGCCCAGAAGGCAAAGGATGGTCGTTACTTAGAAAACAATCATATTGTGAGCTTTATTGGTGTTGCGCCAATGGACGATCCTGAAATAGTCGTATATGTGGCGATAGACAACCCGAAAAATACGGTGCAATTTGGTGGTGTCGTTGCAGCTCCAATAGTGGGGAACATAATCGAAGATAGTCTCATTACGCTAGATGTACCAAAAAGAAAAGATCAAATTGAAAAAGAGCGAACGTGGCTTGATCCTGAAGAGACGCTTGTTCCTGATTTAATTGGACGCACCAAAAAAGAATTAATGGAAGGGCACTATCAGATAAAGATCGAGCCGAGAGGTGATGGCAATGTTGTTATTTCGCAATCACCTGAGCCAGGATCAAAAATTCAGGCGACGGATACGATTCTTATATATATGGGTGACAAATAA
- the murD gene encoding UDP-N-acetylmuramoyl-L-alanine--D-glutamate ligase yields the protein MTHSRWQGKHVLVLGLAKSGTAAARILKQLGAKVIVNDQLAFDQNDAAKELQQEGFDVVCGEHPESLVHEGLYAVVKNPGIRYDHSLIKKALKLQIPVLTEVQIAYDIAPCDMIGITGSNGKTTTTTYIHDMLVGGAKTPHIAGNIGVVAAEVANQASESDIMVVELSSFQLMGTDTFAPKIAILLNLIDAHLDYHGTRDEYIEAKKQIFMNQTKSDYLIYNADDEIVCEMIKDAKATLVPFSTKKKVDGAYVEDGYLQFKGEKIVTVDSFSLPGEHNVSNALSALAAAFLAGGNIKTIQNVLQTFSGVEHRLQYVTTKKDRKFYNNSKATNVAATVTALQAFEQPIVLIAGGLDRGLSFDELEKELTNVHTLVSYGETSELLAEAATRAGAKAIVTETLSEAVPHAFRESNKGDVVLLSPACASWDQFKTFEERGKAFLDAVYHLDD from the coding sequence ATGACACATTCTCGCTGGCAAGGAAAACATGTGCTTGTATTAGGATTAGCAAAGAGTGGTACTGCAGCTGCCCGTATATTAAAACAGTTAGGCGCTAAGGTCATTGTTAATGATCAGCTAGCATTTGATCAAAATGATGCTGCCAAAGAGCTACAACAAGAAGGGTTTGACGTTGTTTGTGGAGAGCATCCTGAATCACTTGTTCACGAAGGACTTTACGCAGTCGTAAAAAACCCAGGAATTCGCTACGATCATTCACTTATTAAAAAAGCATTAAAGCTTCAAATTCCTGTATTAACCGAGGTACAAATCGCTTATGATATCGCGCCATGTGACATGATTGGAATTACTGGCTCAAACGGTAAAACCACAACCACAACATATATTCATGATATGTTAGTTGGTGGAGCCAAAACACCTCACATAGCGGGTAATATCGGTGTTGTAGCAGCTGAAGTGGCAAATCAAGCGTCCGAGTCCGATATCATGGTCGTAGAACTGTCTAGCTTTCAGCTAATGGGCACAGATACATTTGCCCCAAAGATTGCTATCCTTCTTAACTTAATTGATGCTCACCTCGATTATCACGGAACGAGAGACGAGTATATAGAAGCAAAAAAGCAAATTTTTATGAACCAAACAAAGAGCGATTATTTAATCTATAACGCGGACGATGAGATCGTGTGTGAGATGATTAAAGATGCTAAAGCAACACTCGTTCCGTTTTCAACAAAGAAAAAAGTGGACGGAGCATACGTGGAGGATGGATATTTACAATTTAAAGGAGAAAAGATTGTAACGGTCGACTCTTTCTCCTTACCAGGCGAGCACAATGTGTCAAATGCTCTCTCTGCGCTCGCAGCAGCTTTCTTAGCTGGAGGGAATATAAAAACAATTCAAAACGTTCTCCAAACGTTCAGCGGTGTCGAGCACCGTCTCCAGTATGTCACGACTAAAAAGGACCGTAAGTTTTATAATAACTCTAAAGCGACGAACGTTGCGGCTACTGTAACGGCTCTCCAAGCGTTTGAGCAACCCATTGTACTTATAGCTGGTGGACTTGATCGCGGATTATCGTTTGATGAGCTCGAAAAAGAGCTTACGAATGTTCACACACTAGTATCGTACGGAGAGACAAGTGAGCTATTAGCAGAGGCTGCTACAAGAGCTGGTGCAAAAGCAATTGTCACTGAGACCCTTTCTGAAGCAGTTCCGCATGCTTTTAGAGAATCAAACAAGGGCGATGTTGTTTTATTGTCTCCTGCATGCGCATCGTGGGATCAATTTAAGACGTTTGAAGAGCGAGGCAAAGCGTTCTTAGACGCTGTTTATCACTTAGACGATTAA
- the murG gene encoding undecaprenyldiphospho-muramoylpentapeptide beta-N-acetylglucosaminyltransferase, translating to MKVLVSGGGTGGHIYPALALIRHIASVNPEAEFLYIGTENGLEGSIAPKSNIPFKTVTISGFKRKISLHNVRTVYQFLKAVTDSKKYMKEFRPDVVIGTGGYVCGPVVYAASKLGIPTIIHEQNSVPGLTNKFLSKYVTKVAISFEEAASYFPKEKTIFTGNPRASEVAAKAKSESKEAIKQLGLDPTKKTLLVVGGSRGARPLNEAMLASLEEFGSKSYQCIYVTGDVHYDSVKQKMGEATPNILAVPYIHDMPALLLEIDAVVARAGATTLAELTALGIPSILIPSPYVTNNHQEKNARALEKVGAAKVILEKDVTPSVLLKACDDLLENNEAWSLMSRSAYEAGMPEASAKLVGVMESIIKVSK from the coding sequence ATGAAAGTATTAGTATCAGGAGGAGGTACGGGTGGGCATATTTACCCGGCACTTGCGCTTATTAGACATATAGCTTCAGTAAATCCAGAAGCTGAATTTTTATACATCGGTACAGAAAATGGACTTGAAGGCTCCATCGCACCAAAATCAAATATACCATTTAAAACTGTGACAATCTCAGGCTTCAAGAGAAAGATTTCCTTACATAATGTGAGAACTGTTTATCAGTTTTTAAAGGCCGTTACGGATTCAAAGAAATACATGAAAGAATTTCGTCCAGATGTCGTCATAGGTACAGGTGGCTACGTATGCGGACCTGTCGTCTATGCTGCTAGCAAACTAGGTATTCCCACTATTATTCACGAGCAAAATAGCGTCCCGGGACTTACGAATAAGTTCTTATCAAAATACGTGACGAAAGTGGCTATCTCTTTTGAAGAGGCAGCTTCGTATTTCCCTAAAGAAAAGACGATCTTTACAGGTAACCCAAGGGCGTCTGAGGTTGCGGCTAAAGCGAAGTCGGAGTCTAAAGAAGCAATTAAGCAGTTAGGTCTCGACCCAACTAAAAAGACATTATTAGTTGTTGGTGGAAGTCGGGGAGCTCGTCCACTCAACGAGGCCATGTTAGCATCACTTGAAGAGTTTGGATCTAAGTCCTACCAGTGTATTTATGTCACTGGAGACGTTCATTATGATTCGGTCAAGCAAAAGATGGGAGAGGCAACTCCGAACATCTTAGCGGTGCCATACATCCATGATATGCCAGCGCTATTACTGGAAATTGACGCTGTTGTGGCGAGAGCAGGAGCTACGACGTTAGCAGAATTAACAGCGCTTGGAATTCCATCTATTTTAATTCCTAGCCCATATGTGACAAATAATCATCAAGAAAAAAATGCGCGAGCTTTAGAGAAGGTAGGCGCTGCCAAAGTTATCTTAGAGAAGGATGTCACACCTAGTGTGCTCCTCAAAGCTTGCGATGATCTACTTGAGAATAACGAAGCATGGTCTCTTATGAGCAGAAGTGCATATGAAGCTGGAATGCCAGAAGCATCAGCTAAACTAGTTGGTGTCATGGAATCAATTATAAAAGTTAGTAAGTAA